One Triticum dicoccoides isolate Atlit2015 ecotype Zavitan chromosome 5B, WEW_v2.0, whole genome shotgun sequence genomic window carries:
- the LOC119310125 gene encoding E3 ubiquitin-protein ligase EL5-like, with amino-acid sequence MDPELVLHLEIAAVVVMAVIIVAVAVMASGGACDDAVGTAAVHNADVESALGDDTLMTYKQAAARKKEKEKEEEEEERCAICLSEYGEGEAGELVRVVPACGHFYHASCDVDRWLRKRRTCPLCRGGLGPSLPGLPRPECPPMPPRMPSLA; translated from the coding sequence ATGGACCCGGAACTCGTGCTCCACCTCGAGATCGCCGCGGTGGTCGTGATGGCGGTCATCATCGTCGCCGTGGCCGTCATGGCCTCGGGCGGAGCCTGCGACGACGCGGTCGGCACCGCCGCGGTGCACAACGCCGACGTCGAGAGCGCCCTCGGCGACGACACGCTCATGACGTACAAGCAGGCGGCCgccaggaagaaggagaaggagaaggaggaggaagaggaggagcggtGCGCCATCTGCCTGTCGGAGTACGGCGAGGGCGAGGCCGGCGAGCTGGTGCGGGTGGTGCCGGCCTGCGGACACTTCTACCACGCGAGCTGCGACGTCGACCGCTGGCTCCGGAAGCGCCGGACGTGCCCGCTCTGCCGCGGAGGGCTCGGGCCGTCGCTGCCGGGGCTGCCGCGGCCGGAGTGCCCGCCGATGCCGCCGCGGATGCCGTCTTTAGCTTAG
- the LOC119310126 gene encoding E3 ubiquitin-protein ligase EL5-like: MDPELVLHLEIAAVVLMAVIIVAVAVIASGGACDDAAGATGSAAVHDADVEAALGDETLMTYEQAVATKKEKEEGEEERCAICLSEYGEGEAGELVRVVPACGHFYHASCDVDRWLRKRGTCPLCRGGLGPPLPGLPRPECPPMPPRMPSLA, encoded by the coding sequence ATGGACCCGGAACTCGTGCTCCACCTGGAGATCGCCGCGGTGGTCCTGATGGCAGTGATCATCGTCGCCGTGGCCGTCATCGCCTCCGGCGGAGCCTGCGACGACGCGGCCGGCGCCACCGGGAGCGCCGCGGTGCACGACGCCGACGTCGAGGCCGCTCTCGGCGACGAAACGCTCATGACATACGAGCAGGCGGTGGCCacgaagaaggagaaggaggagggagaggaggagcggtGCGCCATCTGCCTGTCGGAGTACGGCGAGGGCGAGGCCGGCGAGCTGGTGCGGGTGGTGCCGGCCTGCGGGCACTTCTACCACGCGAGCTGCGACGTCGACCGCTGGCTCCGGAAGCGCGGGACGTGCCCGCTCTGCCGCGGAGGGCTCGGGCCGCCGCTGCCGGGGCTGCCACGGCCGGAGTGCCCGCCGATGCCGCCACGGATGCCGTCTTTAGCTTAG